In the Podospora bellae-mahoneyi strain CBS 112042 chromosome 4, whole genome shotgun sequence genome, one interval contains:
- a CDS encoding hypothetical protein (EggNog:ENOG503NV98; COG:Q): MSPISSALHAALASLHLLPILSLSSLVLLILWHYLSYRPLSHIPGPFLAKFTNLYKIYAWSTARQAHVYGALPAKFSSSLIRIAPQELLSSDPDFIRQMNSARTEYARSSWYTPLRLDPWGGNLFVCTSNTAHTALRAKLANGYNAKEVPSLESDIEHIISKLVSYIRKRCISEPRGPTRKVDFARISQFFTLDVITRVAYGKEFGYLDRNEDIFDWIRTINDQAAWLGIMSDWPVVGKILTNKHVLAVVGPEKKKKSGGGVGGIMKMAEEIVAERFAPGAEKDRKDMLGAFVRHGVTQRECEVEVLFQIVAGSDTTAVAVRGVVLYLAACRRVYLRLQKEIDDGVREGRISSPAVIYETLRMQPPIMALLLKQVPPQGDYINGQFIPGGTRVGQNAWAIMQDKALFGEDADVFRPERWLEVDPVTKRKMADTVEMIFGYGRWVCLGKPMAFMELNKVIVELLRRFDFEMADPKSRMMEKEYGLLIQSGQWMRITERFPENREE, from the exons ATGTCCCCCATATCCTCAGCCCTCCACGCGGCTCTTGCCAgccttcaccttctccccatcctctccctctcctccctcgtcctcctcatcctctggCACTACCTCTCCTACCGCCCCCTCTCGCACATCCCCggccccttcctcgccaaaTTCACCAACCTTTACAAAATCTACGCCTGGTCCACAGCCCGTCAAGCCCACGTCTACGGCGCCCTCCCCGCCAagttctcctcctccctcatccgcATCGCCCCCCAAgagctcctctcctccgaCCCGGACTTCATCCGCCAGATGAACTCGGCCCGCACGGAATACGCCCGCTCAAGCTGGTACAcccctctccgcctcgaCCCCTGGGGCGGGAACCTCTTTGTCTGCACCTCCAACACGGCGCATACCGCCCTTCGGGCCAAGCTCGCAAACGGGTACAATGCGAAGGAGGTCCCATCGTTGGAGAGCGACATCGAGCACATCATTAGCAAACTTGTGTCCTATATCAGAAAGCGATGCATTTCCGAGCCACGCGGCCCGACGAGGAAGGTGGATTTTGCGAGAATCTCCCAGTTCTTCACGCTCGATGTTATCACCAGAGTCGCTTATGGGAAGGAGTTTGGGTATCTAGACCGGAACGAGGACATATTTGACTGGATCAGAACGATCAACGACCAGGCGGCGTGGTTGGGCATCATGAGTGACTGGCCTGTTGTGGGCAAGATCTTGACGAACAAGCACGTCCTCGCGGTTGTTGggccggagaagaagaagaagtctggcgggggggtgggagggattATGAAGATGGCTGAGGAGATCGTCGCCGAGAGGTTCGCCCCTGGGGCGGAGAAGGATAGGAAGGACATGCTCGGGGCCTTTGTCCGGCATGGGGTTACGCAGCGGGAGTgcgaggtggaggtgctgtTTCAGATTGTGGCGGGGAGTGACACTACGGCTGTGgcggtgaggggggtggtgctgtaTTTGGCGGCGTGTAGGAGGGTTTATTTGAGATTGCAGAAAGAAATTGACGacggggtgagggaggggaggatttCGAGTCCG GCTGTGATTTATGAGACTCTTCGCATGCAGCCTCCTATTATGGCCCTATTGCTCAAGCAAGTACCGCCTCAGGGGGATTACATCAACGGCCAGTTTATCCCCGGTGGCACGAGGGTCGGGCAGAACGCCTGGGCGATCATGCAAGACAAAGCCCTCTTTGGCGAAGATGCCGATGTGTTTCGACCTGAGAGGTGGCTCGAGGTTGACCCCGTGaccaagaggaagatggccgACACGGTCGAGATGATTTTTGGGTATGGGAGATGGGTCTGCCTCGGCAAGCCGATGGCTTTTATGGAGTTGAACAAGGTCATTGTTGAG CTACTCCGCCGCTTTGACTTTGAGATGGCAGACCCCAAAAGcaggatgatggagaaggagtACGGTCTGTTGATTCAGAGTGGACAGTGGATGAGGATTACCGAGAGATTTCCAGAAAACAGGGAGGAGTGA
- a CDS encoding hypothetical protein (EggNog:ENOG503PF52) has translation MDSQGTNIFRKFGTKKKRDSMPLPTKRIILPKRTETRETAHTVAQADAGSPLPASTSLDLDRAIPPLHDPPSSQSQPQPQPPTAELTLSEPWVSSHHHHHHRRAHSTSTRNGTPTPSPWEEAEMNRLKASHEEQIRDLKMKLGMELEDTRRDMARRTHQLVELTRLHDRDKEAVERVKELEKEGEKVREELNILKNNAKQNFQIAEEWKKAHDDLTREKERLAEELKEGRGQLESSEKQVAKLEGERGKLTRLLQDAEVDFQRMVEEGEVKFAKEREVHRSETDSQLRTLLEKMEDGKRRLKAEYEVEKSAMTQQMQGLKAEQKHQARRYEEQIQRLKDESTVRLQELRRHYQIELESQAAKYKTEISHRMEESDAKMAAYMMDRDEQAAREREQYERQIADLKQVLMERPGDFDLRLVSDRSLKEEYRALKRSVDTITFNLGPMTIDRNIDAASFLEREGKGQERLFVKALIWAMILDGFFSAPYGFGALGPGGNGGPLFELYRSWKEIVEGDGSKDENGPLGQNEFGPLYRDRYANSWRSTTFQSILYAAAAKDADGNSLATGVSKTVQVNRQRVQDNMLAMLKSVCRGDVSKEIQEELTVAVGRASELAIVFGAHRANVCFSTPNRGDAVELGREFIDCQDSDGSKGVTVTVELPVLPALFIIGDGKNDLTSVLCVEQGEVLPVAGSC, from the coding sequence ACCACTCCCAGCCAGTACATCTCTCGACCTCGACCGTgccatcccaccactccacgacccccccagctcccaatctcaaccccaaccccaacccccaacagcagAACTCACCCTCTCCGAACCCTGGGtctcctcccatcaccaccaccaccaccgccgggcACACTCAACCTCGACCCGCAATggcacccccaccccctcgccATGGGAAGAAGCAGAGATGAACCGCCTGAAAGCCAGCCATGAAGAACAAATCCGGGACCTGAAGATGAAGCTGGGGATGGAACTGGAGGACACGCGCCGCGACATGGCCAGACGAACGCACCAGCTGGTTGAACTCACCCGTCTGCACGACCGTGACAAGGAGGCGGTCGAGCGagtcaaggagctggagaaggagggggagaaggtgagggaggagttgaacATTCTCAAGAACAACGCCAAGCAGAACTTTCAGATTGCTGAggagtggaagaaggcgcATGATGACTtgacgagggagaaggagaggctggcggaggagttgaaagaggggaggggtcaGTTGGAGAGTTCTGAGAAACAGGTTGCcaagctggagggggagagggggaagttGACGAGGCTGCTGCAGGACGCGGAGGTGGATTTTcagaggatggtggaggagggtgaggtcaAGTTTGcaaaggagagggaggttcACCGGAGTGAGACGGATTCCCAGTTGCGGACGTTGCTTGAAAAGATGGAagatgggaagaggagacTCAAGGCCGAGTATGAGGTGGAGAAGTCGGCGATGACGCAGCAGATGCAAGGGTTGAAGGCTGAGCAGAAACACCAGGCGAGAAGGTACGAGGAGCAGATACAAAGACTGAAAGACGAGAGCACCGTGAGGCTTCAGGAGCTGCGTCGCCACTACCAGATCGAGTTGGAGAGTCAGGCGGCAAAATACAAGACCGAGATCAGCCACCGCATGGAGGAGTCCGACGCCAAGATGGCAGCTTACATGATGGACCGTGACGAACAGGCGGCTCGGGAAAGGGAACAGTACGAAAGACAAATTGCCGACCTCAAGCAGGTCCTGATGGAAAGACCGGGCGACTTTGACCTGCGACTTGTGTCTGACAGGAGTCTCAAGGAGGAATACCGGGCACTGAAGCGATCTGTCGACACAATCACGTTCAATCTCGGCCCCATGACAATCGACAGGAACATCGATGCGGCCAGCTTCCTGGAGcgagagggaaaaggccAGGAGAGGCTTTTCGTAAAGGCTCTCATCTGGGCCATGATCCTGGatggcttcttctcggcgCCGTACGGGTTTGGAGCACTGGGGCCTGGGGGCAATGGGGGGCCATTGTTTGAGCTGTACCGGAGCTGGAAGGAAATCGTCGAGGGTGATGGGTCAAAGGACGAGAATGGTCCTCTGGGACAGAATGAGTTTGGGCCCTTGTACCGGGATCGATATGCGAATTCGTGGCGCTCGACGACTTTTCAATCTATCCTGTAcgctgcagcagcaaaggaTGCGGATGGCAACAGTCTGGCCACTGGGGTCAGCAAGACTGTCCAGGTCAATCGTCAACGAGTCCAGGATAACATGCTGGCAATGCTGAAGAGCGTTTGCCGTGGCGATGTCAGCAAAGAGATACAAGAGGAGCTGACGGTGGCCGTGGGGAGGGCGAGTGAGCTGGCCATTGTATTCGGAGCACACCGAGCAAATGTTTGTTTTAGCACCCCCAACCGAGGCGATGCAGTTGAACTCGGACGGGAGTTCATCGACTGCCAAGACAGCGATGGCAGCAAAGGGGTTACCGTGACGGTTGAGCTGCCGGTGCTGCCGGCTCTGTTCATCATTGGCGATGGGAAGAATGATCTGACAAGTGTTTTGTGCGTGGAGCAAGGGGAGGTATTACCGGTAGCCGGCTCATGCTAG
- a CDS encoding hypothetical protein (EggNog:ENOG503P2KE; COG:S) has translation MASSRYSLDSRTTFVGSPISPSTTHAIPKLHGEGLGLLHNREKSPCSPTIIRSWREDTTQEGQTPARRSQVLIITLYLLAFFTALICATWGIVAYSTSQTSSQCNSHVTSGKADTLHLASDISGLVPEFSLRPQTFHPDPEPPTNSTTPPPAWTSSFPLGNGFITTPPNFNPSGNSHLPPPMEFHNQQVYSVAVFHQLHCLQMIMTRYNSLVAGDVKYKRMQGHDDDHSHINHCFGYLRQSLMCCGDTALEGQNPETEGQKVETDGMGVVHMCKDFQVVVEWVEGRRVSDERGG, from the exons ATGGCATCATCACGATACAGCCTCGACAGCAGAACAACATTCGTTGGGTCCCCGATCAGcccttcaacaacacatGCCATTCCCAAGCTGCATGGTGAAGGACTGGGTCTGCTACACAACCGGGAAAAGTCTCCTTGCAGTCCCACCATAATCCGGAGTTGGCGAGAAGACACGACCCAAGAAGGCCAAACACCAGCCAGGAGATCACAGGTCCTTATAATCACGCTGTACCTtctcgccttcttcaccgcCCTAATCTGCGCGACATGGGGCATCGTCGCCTATTCCACATCACAAACATCTTCTCAGTGCAACTCTCACGTCACGAGCGGGAAAGCGGacaccctccacctcgccTCAGACATCAGCGGCCTTGTGCCAGAAT tcTCCCTCCGCCCCCAAACCTTCCACCCTGACCCCGAGCCCccaaccaacagcaccaccccccctcccgcctggacctcctccttccccctcggCAACggcttcatcaccaccccacccaacttcaacccatccggcaattcccacctccctcccccgatGGAGTTCCATAACCAGCAAGTCTACTCGGTGGCTGTCTTCCACCAGCTTCACTGCCTGCAGATGATCATGACGAGGTACAACTCGCTTGTTGCGGGTGATGTTAAGTATAAAAGAATGCAAgggcatgatgatgatcacAGCCACATCAACCACTGCTTTGGCTACCTGAGACAGAGCCTCATGTGTTGCGGGGATACCGCGCTTGAGGGGCAGAATCCGGAGACGGAGGGGCAAAAGGTCGAGACcgatgggatgggggtggtgcaCATGTGCAAGGACTTTCAGGTGGTTGTGGaatgggtggaggggaggagggttagTGACGAGAGAGGGGGTTAG
- the GH6D gene encoding putative exoglucanase gh6d (CAZy:GH6; COG:G; EggNog:ENOG503NYTF): MRAVYAILAGLLATGSASPLEARQSGNPFVGRSLFVNPKYSESLERTRQAFLSRGDQTNAAKVQYVQNKVGTFVWISNIFLLRDIDDAIRNARAAQSRGEKPIVGLVLYNLPDRDCSAGHSSGELSLDQNGLNRYRTEYVQPFAQKLKAASDLQFAVILEPDAIGNMVTGTTAFCRNARGPQQDGIAYAIQQLQASNIHLYLDVANGGWLGWADNLKPTAAEVATILQKAGSNARIRGYSSNVSNYNPYSTNNPPPYTAGSPSADESRYATSLGNALRERGLPTNFIIDQGRVALDGARKEWGEWCNVSPAGFGQPFTTNTNNPNVDAILWVKPGGESDGTCGMSGAPQAGAWFDAYAQMLTTNAHPEIRADGGSGGSPAPGPSSTAVAPSPSATPGGNCAARWAQCGGQGWTGPTCCAQGTCQASNQWYSQCL; encoded by the exons ATGCGCGCCGTCTACGCCATTCTCGCTGGCTTGCTTGCCACCGGCAGTGCCTCTCCCCTTGAGGCACGCCAGTCTGGCAACCCCTTTGTTGGCCGCAGCCTGTTCGTCAACCCCAAGTACAGCGAGTCGCTCGAGAGGACTCGCCAGGCCTTCCTGTCCCGCGGAGACCAGACCAACGCGGCCAAGGTGCAGTACGTCCAGAACAAGGTCGGCACCTTTGTCTGGATCTccaacatcttcctccttcGCGACATCGATGACGCCATCCGCAATGCCCGCGCTGCTCAGTCTAGGGGCGAGAAGCCCATCGTCGGTCTTGTGCTGTACAACCTCCCCGACCGCGACTGCAGCGCCGGTCATTCTTCAGGAGAGCTGAGTCTGGACCAAAACGGTCTGAACCGTTACCGCACCGAGTATGTCCAGCCTTTTGCtcagaagctcaaggccgCATCGGATCTTCAGTTTGCTGTTATTCTTGAGCCTGATGCCATCGGCAACATGGTGACCGGCACCACTGCCTTCTGCCGCAACGCCCGCGGGCCCCAGCAGGACGGCATTGCCTATGCTATTCAGCAGCTCCAGGCCAGCAACATCCACCTCTACCTTGACGTCGCCAACGGCGGCTGGCTCGGCTGGGCGGACAATCTCAAGCCTA CCGCCGCCGAAGTAGCCACCATCCTCCAAAAGGCCGGCAGCAACGCCCGCATCCGCGGCTACTCCAGCAACGTCTCCAACTACAACCCCTactccaccaacaacccacccccataCACGGCCGGCAGCCCCTCGGCCGACGAGTCCCGCtacgccacctccctcggcaaCGCCCTCCGCGAGCGCGGCCTCCCCACCAACTTCATCATCGACCAAGGCCGCGTCGCCCTCGACGGCGCCCGCAAGGAATGGGGCGAGTGGTGCAACGTCTCCCCCGCCGGCTTCGGTCAACCTTTCAcgaccaacaccaacaaccccaacgtcGACGCCATCCTCTGGGTCAAGCCCGGTGGCGAGTCGGACGGGACGTGTGGCATGTCGGGGGCTCCGCAGGCGGGCGCGTGGTTTGATGCCTATGCGCAGATGTTGACCACGAATGCGCACCCCGAGATTCGTGCtgatggtggtagtggtggtagTCCTGCTCCTGGACCTAGCTCGACGGCCGTGGCGCCTTCGCCAAGTGCTACTCCGGGTGGAAACTGTGCTGCTAGGTGGGCTCAATGTGGCGGGCAGGGATGGACAGGGCCGACGTGCTGTGCCCAGGGGACGTGCCAGGCTAGTAACCAGTGGTATTCGCAGTGCTTGTAG
- a CDS encoding hypothetical protein (EggNog:ENOG503NWDN; COG:E), whose protein sequence is MLAEVLSGFFFLAAGFAQGQPWDFVLLMLSSGSQAGEQLVLHSLHVSPRSPRPISWFSKELQPYYKKSEQFVTSSKEVKHDLGVQFLDETVHGKNGPIVNSFPEVYGPFQKTWARTYEKLGLGVTGDPRGGLSLGGFA, encoded by the exons ATGTTGGCAGAAGTCTTGAGcggcttctttttccttgcGGCAGGTTTCGCCCAAGGTCAACCATGGGATTTTGT GCTATTAATGCTGAGCTCAGGATCGCAGGCGGGGGAACAGCTGGTCTTACACTCGCTGCACGTTTCTCCGAGATCCCCTCGTCCAATATCCTGGTTCTCGAAGGAGCTGCAGCCGTATTACAAGAAATCAGAGCAGTTTGTGACTTCATCAAAGGAGGTCAAGCACGATCTAGGAGTCCAGTTTCTTGACGAGACAGTGCATGGGAAGAATGGACCAATTGTAAACTCCTTTCCAGAAGTCTACGGCCCGTTCCAGAAGACATGGGCGAGAACATATGAGAAGCTGGGCCTAGGGGTCACCGGAGACCCGAGAGGAGGACTTTCTTTGGGCGGCTTTGCTTAA